The Colletotrichum higginsianum IMI 349063 chromosome 2, whole genome shotgun sequence genome has a segment encoding these proteins:
- a CDS encoding Peptide synthetase, with product MADENDGGVLQNELASVQQGLDIQNGPVFSARVLEKPDGKRLFFLVAHHLVVDLVSWRVIVDDLQLLLAGEPIIITAPTTSLSWGAWCRAQAVQLSAGGGGETLLRRHEAQVLEALRFWGMQDNPNVFADVQSSSVTMDKALTDVFLDAANRPLRTEPVEILATSLMGSFLDVFQQQRRQRQQEFTIFLEGHGRDLFPELDVSQTVGWFTTMFPLRLHAAVGGSFTERPRRVKDDRRMKSRAAMLDWAQILFRENNKNNNNSSGGGGGGGGGGCFAMPIEILLNYGGKVTSLDQTTGPLLSVTDPTTDFSLGDVSPDMARMALIEISAVVEGDQLRLSMRHNRRMNHQDGVRRWFREWINTLETQLRVLAGGLEESMTLADVPLLSLDCDDLARLELAELPARGLSVADIEDMYPCSALQQGILMSQDKGVGDYMTRVAWEVRGVAARPDEGDLERAWLAVVDRHDSLRTVFLDNPPYYTQAVLKTTRKRPEIRHVRLQSNDDDTNNNVFTKQNLLALAPSALDMKKGRGVTPPHCLFIVTTSDDDDVDRRRVGLVLSISHAVADEDSIDVLVRERELACAGKLPHGPGPSYRDFIALQMRGREASAAHWRSYVQSATPCLFPGRSDGSNDASPGARPHETPVPAVIDADLDFSAALHGFCRGSAVTLSDVAHVAWAAVLRVYTGCEAPMFGYLYSGRGANLAGVEHAVGAYVAMLVSRVPLDDDLPLDEAAQRAHDASIQVLQHAHCSLAGIQHELGLGALFNTGISLRRRNTAEGSGTTTTTTTTTAVSLQLMESLDATEYDMAITVAVDDDDDAVSISLAYRAEAVAWFQADKALALFLRALGIITLEPPSDAPAVHAWDGLLTYAELRRVCHGVAAQLVSRGVRPGDTVPVCFDKSLWYVVAVLGVLLSGAKLVPLDPALPQAAVDHILRSVSAGVAITSPRYESRVRSGLTDQSGGGGVIVLPDMLPAGNDDDDMPPSTRGIDLDATAYVIFTSGSTGSPKGVAFASSAFDVSVDEIVLTLTSGGCVCVPSDEARSDDLASAMAAMKVNTAMLTPSVARLLLHLAPDAIPTLRHVILGGEKVARQDLAAWSGRVARLDIVYGLTECAVASVLMPFVKGAEAAGCLGRPVGCAVWLVDPADENRLVPDGCTGERLIEGPVLASGYLGDPERTASAFISGPGWATDDSSSSSSSSSRRRRRFFRTGNLAWRDGGGVLHFEGRRDHQMKLRGLRFEAEDIEGHIARSWPRPGRRAFVDVVSRDDGSGRLRDMLVALIDDGGSPTGSDLEESAALHTSPLTEEFRQAAKETRRRLLEVVSAYMVPTLFIPINHMPMSVSGKTDRKRLKKLLQTLSMDEQMRALHLLPKKRNRPGLESLNDGVGTETRTDTETETETKTEGCLKATWARVLGSGSGSGGGGEEIDLDSHFFQIGGDSMTALRLSSALRADGFRLPVSAIFKTPVLRDMAEAMARWESPAKAEPMPEEEEEEEDYGWSGTATATAPTSLLDSRFEDVFPTTEFQSWCVNCCLADPRAYMTYFAMDVLGPLDPVRLRAAIQKTVLHLPILRTVFLSKNGDIFQAVLRSQETPILALAELDRHPQAELQTMAARDLAVADAAKSPFRLGTPVTGFTLISDPRSAGA from the exons ATGGCCGATGAAAACGACGGTGGCGTACTGCAGAACGAGCTGGCAAGTGTACAGCAGGGCTTGGATATACAGAACGGACCCGTGTTCTCAGCACGCGTGCTGGAGAAGCCGGACGGGAAACGACTGTTCTTCCTGGTGGCCCATCATCTCGTCGTTGATCTCGTTTCCTGGCGTGTCATCGTCGATGACCTGCagctgctcctcgccggagagcccatcatcatcactgCTCCAACAACATCCCTCTCATGGGGCGCCTGGTGCCGCGCTCAGGCGGTCCAACtgtcggccggcggcggcggcgagacaTTGCTTCGACGACACGAGGCCCAGGTGCTGGAGGCGTTGCGGTTCTGGGGGATGCAGGACAATCCCAACGTGTTTGCCGACGTCCAGTCGAGCTCGGTGACGATGGACAAGGCGTTGACAGACGTgttcctcgacgccgcgaaCCGGCCCTTGCGGACGGAGCCGGTCGAGATACTGGCCACCTCGCTCATGGGATCGTTCCTCGACGTCTTtcaacagcagcggcggcaacggcagcagGAATTCACCATCTTTCTCGAAGGCCACGGGCGCGATCTGTTCCCCGAGCTGGACGTATCCCAGACGGTGGGATGGTTCACTACGATGTTCCCGCTCAGGCTACACGCAGCCGTCGGCGGCTCGTTCACCGAGCGCCCCCGCCGAGTCAAGGACGACCGGCGGATGAAGTCGCGTGCGGCAATGCTCGACTGGGCTCAGATCCTCTTCCGAGAgaacaacaaaaacaacaacaacagcagtggcggtggtggtggtggtggtggtggcggttgTTTTGCGATGCCAATAGAAATCCTGCTCAACTACGGAGGAAAGGTTACGAGTCTCGACCAGACGACGGGGCCACTCCTGAGCGTCACGGATCCGACGACCGACTTCTCTCTGGGTGACGTCAGCCCCGACATGGCGCGCATGGCCCTCATTGAGATATCTGCCGTGGTCGAGGGGGACCAGCTGCGCCTGTCGATGCGGCACAACCGCCGCATGAATCACCAGGACGGGGTGAGACGCTGGTTCCGGGAATGGATCAACACGCTGGAGACGCAGCTACGCGTGCTGGCGGGAGGTCTCGAGGAGAGTATGACGCTGGCGGACGTGCCTCTGCTATCACTCGACTGCGACGATCTCGCCCGGCTCGAACTCGCCGAGCTGCCGGCGCGCGGGctctccgtcgccgacatcgaggacATGTACCCGTGCTCGGCCTTGCAGCAGGGCATCTTGATGAGCCAGGACAAGGGCGTCGGCGACTACATGACACGGGTGGCGTGGGAGGTGCGTGGAGTCGCTGCTCGGCCGGACGAGGGGGACTTGGAGCGCGCATGGCTGGCGGTTGTCGACCGGCACGATTCCCTACGCaccgtcttcctcgacaacCCGCCCTACTACACCCAGGCGGTTCtcaagacgacgaggaaaagaCCCGAGATTCGCCATGTCCGTCTCCAgagcaacgacgacgacaccaacaacaacgtGTTCACCAAACAGAACCTGCTGGCCTTGGCCCCCTCGGCACTCGACATGAAGAAAGGCCGGGGCGTCACGCCTCCGCACTGTCTCTTCATCGTCACGACttcggacgacgacgacgtggacCGCCGCCGTGTAGGCCTCGTGCTCAGCATCagccacgccgtcgccgacgaagacTCGATagacgtcctcgtccgggagCGGGAGCTCGCGTGCGCCGGCAAGCTTCCCCACGGCCCGGGGCCGTCCTACAGGGACTTCATCGCCCTCCAAATGCGAGGCAGGGAGGCATCCGCCGCGCACTGGAGAAGCTACGTCCAGTCCGCGACGCCCTGCCTGTTTCCGGGCCGGTCCGACGGGTCGAACGATGCCTCGCCGGGGGCGCGGCCGCACGAGACGCCCGTccccgccgtcatcgacgccgacctgGACTTCTCTGCCGCCTTACACGGCTTCTGCCGGGGCAGCGCCGTGACCCTTAGCGACGTGGCGCACGTTGCCTGGGCCGCCGTGCTCCGCGTCTACACCGGCTGTGAGGCCCCGATGTTCGGCTACCTCTACTCGGGCCGCGGGGCGAACCTGGCCGGTGTCGAGCACGCGGTGGGCGCCTATGTCGCCATGCTGGTGAGCCGCGTTccgctcgacgacgacctgccgctcgacgaggcggcgcagcGCGCGCACGACGCGTCGATCCAGGTCCTGCAGCACGCCCACTGCTCGCTGGCCGGCATCCAGCAcgaactcggcctcggggcGCTCTTCAACACGGGCATCTCCCTCCGGCGAAGGAACACGGCTGAGGGTtccgggacgacgacgacgacgacgacgacgactgccGTCTCCCTGCAACTGATGGAATCCCTGGATGCTACCGAGTACGACATGGCCATCACGGTggctgtcgacgacgacgacgacgccgtgtCCATCTCGCTCGCGTACCGGGCCGAAGCCGTGGCCTGGTTCCAGGCCGACAAGGCCCTCGCCTTGTTTCTCCGCGCCCTGGGAATCATCACCCTCGAACCACCCTCGGACGCCCCTGCAGTGCACGCCTGGGACGGCCTGTTGACGTACGCCGAGCTGCGTCGTGTTTGccacggcgtcgccgcgcAGCTGGTGTCCCGCGGGGTCCGGCCCGGCGATACGGTGCCCGTCTGCTTTGACAAGTCGCTGTGGTATGTCGTGGCGGTGCTCGGAGTCTTGCTATCGGGTGCCAAGCTCGTCCCGTTGGATCCGGCGCTGCCGCAGGCGGCCGTGGATCACATCCTACggtccgtctcggccggcgtTGCCATCACGTCCCCCCGATACGAGTCCAGAGTACGCTCCGGGCTCACCGACcaaagcggcggcggcggcgtcatcgttCTCCCGGACATGCTCCCTGCAGggaacgacgacgacgacatgccACCGTCAACGCGTGGCATAGACCTCGACGCCACCGCCTATGTCATCTTCACCTCCGGCAGCACCGGGTCTCCGAAGGGAGTGGCC TTCGCGTCGAGCGCCTTCGACGTCTCGGTCGACGAGATCGTCTTGACCCTCACCTCGGGCGGCTGCGTGTGCGTGCCGTCCGACGAGGCGCGCAGCGATGACCTCGCCAGcgccatggcggccatgAAGGTCAACACGGCCATGCTGACGCCGTCCGTGGCGCGGCTGTTGCTTCATCTCGCCCCCGACGCGATCCCTACGCTCCGACATgtcatcctcggcggcgaaaAGGTCGCCCGTCAGGACCTCGCCGCCTGGTCCGGTCGCGTGGCCAGGCTCGACATCGTCTACGGTCTGACCGAGTGCGCCGTGGCTTCGGTGCTCATGCCCTTCGTCAagggggcggaggcggccggTTGCCTTGGGAGGCCCGTCGGCTGCGCCGTGTGGCTCGTCGATCCCGCCGACGAGAATCGGCTGGTGCCCGACGGGTGTACCGGCGAGAGGTTGATCGAGGGCCCGGTGCTTGCATCGGGGTACCTGGGAGATCCCGAAAGGACGGCGTCCGCCTTCATATCCGGTCCCGGCTGGGCTACCGATgatagcagcagcagcagcagcagcagcagccgtcgccgccgccgcttcttCCGCACCGGCAATCTGGCCTggcgagacggcggcggagtgCTGCACTTTGAGGGTCGCAGAGATCACCAGATGAAGCTCCGCGGACTGCGCTTCGAGGCTGAGGACATCGAAGGACACATTGCGCGGAGCTGGCCGCGACCCGGGCGCCGGGCCTTTGTTGACGTTGTATCGCGTGACGACGGATCAGGCCGTCTCCGGGATATGCTGGTCGCCCTGATAGACGACGGGGGTTCTCCGACCGGGTCGGACTTGGAAGAGTCGGCTGCGCTGCACACGAGCCCCTTGACAGAAGAGTTTCGACAGGCGGCCAAAGAGACGCGGAGACGGCTGCTCGAGGTGGTTTCCGCCTACATGGTTCCGACTCTCTTCATCCCCATCAACCACATGCCCATGTCGGTCTCAGGCAAGACGGATAGAAAACGGCTGAAGAAACTGTTACAGACGCTCTCGATGGATGAACAAATGCGTGctctccacctcctcccGAAGAAACGGAATCGCCCCGGACTCGAATCGCTCAACGATGGCGTCGGGACGGAGACGAGGACGGAcacggagacggagacggagacgaagACCGAAGGCTGTTTGAAAGCCACGTGGGCTCGTGTGCttggctccggctccggctccggcggcggcggcgaggagatTGATTTGGACTCCCATTTCTTCCAGATTGGGGGCGATTCCATGACGGCATTGCGGTTGTCGTCCGCTTTACGCGCCGACGGGTTCCGTCTGCCAGTCTCTGCTATCTTCAAGACGCCGGTGCTTCGAGATATGGccgaggcgatggcgaggtGGGAAAGCCCGGCAAAGGCCGAGCCCAtgccggaggaggaggaggaggaggaggactACGGGTGGTCCGGAACTGCAACTGCAACTGCACCGACATCTCTGCTTGACTCACGCTTCGAAGACGTCTTCCCGACGACCGAGTTCCAGTCCTGGTGCGTCAACTGCTGTCTCGCCGATCCGCGGGCCTACATGACATACTTCGCCATGGATGTCCTGGGCCCGCTTGACCCTGTCCGCCTAAGAGCTGCTATCCAGAAAACCGTCCTTCACTTGCCCATTCTCCGGACCGTCTTCCTTTCGAAGAACGGCGATATCTTCCAAGCCGTCCTTCGTAGCCAAGAAACCCCGATCCT